A portion of the Micromonospora tarapacensis genome contains these proteins:
- a CDS encoding AfsR/SARP family transcriptional regulator, producing the protein MDFYFLGPLMAKEGPSGVNIPGTRDRKILAALLLNSNRPVHIDLLIDVVWDDDPPATARQQVQNRLGSLRSRLGTGTHQINRVGSHYVLQVTDDQVDGLTFRNLCSEADLTASINNRETAIKLLRDGLELWRGSPIEDIDSVKLQVEAIRWKEYHLKAIETLIELEFSLNRHRLLTADLHGWIASYPYHEGLHCRLAEAMDAGSRTAEALGVLSGLRDRLARELGISTSPLVEELYHRILRGTGAAVVAIR; encoded by the coding sequence TTGGACTTCTATTTTCTCGGCCCGTTAATGGCGAAAGAGGGCCCGTCCGGTGTCAATATACCGGGGACCCGAGACCGAAAAATCCTAGCGGCGCTGCTCCTGAACTCGAATCGTCCCGTCCACATCGATCTACTGATCGACGTGGTGTGGGACGATGACCCACCTGCGACAGCCCGGCAACAGGTGCAGAACCGCCTGGGCAGCCTGCGCAGCAGACTGGGCACCGGGACCCATCAGATCAACCGCGTCGGCAGCCACTACGTCTTGCAGGTGACAGACGATCAGGTGGACGGGCTGACATTCCGCAACCTCTGTAGCGAGGCAGATCTCACGGCGAGTATCAACAACCGAGAAACCGCGATCAAACTCCTACGGGATGGCCTCGAATTGTGGCGCGGATCCCCTATCGAGGACATCGACTCGGTAAAGCTCCAGGTGGAGGCGATACGTTGGAAGGAATACCACCTGAAGGCGATCGAGACGTTGATAGAACTCGAATTCAGCCTCAACAGACACCGGCTGCTGACCGCCGATCTGCACGGCTGGATCGCGAGCTACCCGTACCACGAGGGGCTGCACTGCCGGCTTGCTGAGGCGATGGACGCCGGATCACGCACGGCCGAGGCGTTGGGCGTCCTCAGTGGGCTGCGGGATCGGCTGGCCCGAGAGTTGGGGATCAGCACCAGCCCTCTGGTCGAGGAGCTTTACCACCGGATCCTCCGCGGAACCGGGGCGGCGGTCGTCGCAATCCGTTGA